The sequence ATATCGACTCAAATTGGTGAAATTCGCCTTGCCACACACAACCCATAACGTCACAAACAGACTCGCTAGAAATTGGCCTTGCGGTTTGCGAAACCACCCACTTGATTCAGTAGGCTGTGTACAATATTCATAATGCGATTCATCTCGTGCTTGAGTTGATACTGGCACCTTATCCGATGAATCGCTTTTTGTCGATTTTTAACCCCTTTTTCTCTGGAAAATGTGTCCGGAGTATTGGTCTTTGGTCGCTACGATAGTCCAGCTTTAGTTCCAATTAAGGAAAAATTGGAGAAGGCTGATGCGATCCTGCTTGCAACCCCGGTTTATAAAGCCTCCTACACGGGCCTGCTCAAATCCTTTTTAGATTTACTCCCCCAAAAAGCACTGGTCAATAAAACAGTGTTACCGTTGGTGACCGCAGGCACGATCGCCCATCTACTGGCGATCGAATATTCGCTCAAGCCCGTTTTGGGGGAATTGGGTGCACGGAGATTTGCTAGCACCGTTTATGCAGTGGACCAACAATTACAACGTCAGGAAGATGGCAGTGTGATCCTGGACGAGGAAATTAAGCAACGCTTCGACGCTTCTTTACAGGAGTTAATTGATATTCTCCAGTCAATAGAAGTATCATCTAAGGAACTTGTACAGGTGAATTAGTTGCATCCATTCTAATGCATCCATTCTAAGACAGCGTAGCGGGTAAAACCGCTACGCTGTCTTAGAAGATTGTCTACTTTTGAGGATCTACTAGTCAATAGAAGACCATTGCGTCTATATTTAGAAAGTTGATTTTAAAATCCTCATTGCAATTCTTGAGTCAAGGATCACTCCTGGTATTAGGGAGATAACTTGACTCTTTTTTGTTGAGTATTTAATCGATTTTCGTAGTTAATATGACCTAATTTTTGTTGGATTTGTTACTTTATTCCAACAGAGATTCTAATAAATAATCAATTCAAAAAACTTAGAAAAATATATGTAGAGAATCGAAATTGTATATAGATGAACTAAGAGATGAAATATTGACCATGTACACTAATCATCGTATTGAAAAAAACAAAGTACATGAAACGGTTTCAGTTTAAGTATCTTCATAGATACGGTTCCAAGATTACTCGTAGAGCAGCGTTGTTTTCCATTGGTGCCTTAGTGTGCTTATCCACGGGCCTAGTGAGTTGCGGAGATAAATCTCAAACGACTAACAACAATTCTGCAACTAGCTCTCCAACTGCTGGTGCGAGTGGACAAAACAACGGGTTTAAGGCGAAAGAAATTCGAATTGTTCGATCGAAGCAATTAACTGCCTTAGCTATTTTAGAGGCCCAAGGTAATCTTGAGAAAGCGCTGCAACCCTTGGGAGTGACGGTCAAATGGGCTGAATTTGCGGCTGGCCCTCAACAGTTGGAGGCCATTAATGCCAATGGGTTAGACATTGCTTCGACTGCGGCTCATCCACCCGTCTTTTCTCAAGCGGCGGGTAATCAATTAGTTTATCTCGCAACAACTCCCATCAATGGAGGAAGCATTTCCCTTTTGGTTCCCAAGGGATCAACAGCTCAAAATTTTTCTGAACTGAAAGGTAAGAAAATTGCCTTCCAGAAAGCTTCGATCGGTCACTATTTAGTATACAAAGGGCTACAGCAGGTTGGGCTGAAACTGGATGATGTAGAAAGTGTCTTTTTGCCACCACCGGATGCAGCGACAGCCTTTGCCCAAGCGAAGGTCGATGGTTGGTACATTTGGGAACCGTTTGTGACGAGAGCAGAGGTAAGTGGCGCAGGTCGGGTCTTAGAGAGTGGTGAAAAATACGCTGACACTCGCAACTTCTACAGCACTAGCCGGAAATTTTACGAAGATAATCCTGAACTGATTCGGATCTTTTTTACTGAGCTACAAAAATCTGAAGAATGGCTGAAAACCAATCCTAAGGAAGCCGCACAAATTCTTGCCCCTGTCACTAAGCTAGAGCCCAATATCTTAGAGAAAATGCACGCTAAGCTAACCTTTGGGATTCGTGGGATTGATGAGGATATCATCAAAAAGCAGGAAGAACTGGCTCAACTCTGGTTTGATCTCAAGCAGATTCCCAATGTTCCCAAGGTGCGAGAAGGCTTTTTGAAACCAGAGGAATACGCCAAGATTCTGCCCCCAGAGGTCCTCAATACTAAAAACTAAGTCATTAGATCCATGAAAGCCCTGATCTCGATCGAGTTCCTTCCCTTCCTAGAATTACGATTACCCAACGATCTTGAAGTGGTTCAAGTCGATCGAGAAGGGTCTTTTGATGGGGATCCCAGTGATGCTGAAGTTTATTTTAGTGCTGGCTTACTGAAACCAGTCATTCTCGATCGGGTGCTCAATGCGGCTCCAGCGGTGCGGTGGCAACATACACCCAGCTCTGGCGTCAATCACTTGTTAACTCCCACAGCTTTGGCGCGAGATTTGATTTTGACCAATAGTGCAGGGGTTCATGCTATCCCCATTGCGGAATTTGTCCTAGCATTAATTCTCGATCGGGTGAAACGGCTACGCCAACTCCATAGCTTCCAAGCCCAACACCAATGGGATGAGCATTGGCAAAACAGCATTTTTCTACAGGAATTATCTGAAGCTACCGTCTTAATTCTGGGTGCAGGGGGGATCGGGCAAGCGATCGCGCAGCGGGCCAGTGGTTTTGGTATGCGGGTCTGGGGTAGCCGAAAAAATCCCGCACCCCATCCCCATTTTGAGAAAGTGGTGGGAGCCAATCAGTGGCAGGAACTCCTCCCTGAAGCTGACTTTGTTGTGTTGGCTCTACCGTTAACACCGGAGACTCAACATATTATCAACGCTGATGTGTTGAAATTATTCCAGCCCTCGGCTTACCTGATTAATATTGCCAGGGGAGGGCTTGTGGATGAAACTGCCTTATTAAAAGCCCTCCAGCAAGGTTGGATTAGTGGAGCTGCGATCGATGCTTTTGCGACAGAACCCCTCCCACCAGACAATCCGCTGTGGTCAGCCCCTAATCTCTTTGTCACCCCGCATATTTCCTGGAGTTCACCCCGATCGCGCCGCAGGGTTGTTGATTTCTTTTTAGCTAATTTAGAGCGGTATCGGCAGGGACAGCCTCTAAGGAATGTCGTCGATCGACAAGCAGGTTACTAGATAAAAATGTGGTAGTGCCCAAGATGTAATGATAAGGTAGGTCAGAACGGCTAGATGGGGTTATTCAGTGTCAGAATTGCAAGTTCGGTTAGTGGCTTCCTCGTTGGTATTTTAAAAATATTCACATCAGCCCCAGCGAATTGCTTCAGCACGGTATCAAACAGCATTCTCTCTTGTTGTGTAAGTATTTCTATCATTGATACTAATCCTTGACGTTCATAGATATCATTCCGTTTGCGAAATAAAAAAACGTGTACCAGGGCTTACCTGCAACAAGATTGTCACAGAGCCAAGGTAACACTAGTCTGGCAATCGGTAATAGCTACAGGCTGGGGAAAAATAGTAATGCGATGAAGCCCTTTGGCGATTACTGGTCAGCTCCATAATTGGCCCATG is a genomic window of Alkalinema sp. FACHB-956 containing:
- the ssuE gene encoding NADPH-dependent FMN reductase; this translates as MSGVLVFGRYDSPALVPIKEKLEKADAILLATPVYKASYTGLLKSFLDLLPQKALVNKTVLPLVTAGTIAHLLAIEYSLKPVLGELGARRFASTVYAVDQQLQRQEDGSVILDEEIKQRFDASLQELIDILQSIEVSSKELVQVN
- a CDS encoding aliphatic sulfonate ABC transporter substrate-binding protein, whose amino-acid sequence is MKRFQFKYLHRYGSKITRRAALFSIGALVCLSTGLVSCGDKSQTTNNNSATSSPTAGASGQNNGFKAKEIRIVRSKQLTALAILEAQGNLEKALQPLGVTVKWAEFAAGPQQLEAINANGLDIASTAAHPPVFSQAAGNQLVYLATTPINGGSISLLVPKGSTAQNFSELKGKKIAFQKASIGHYLVYKGLQQVGLKLDDVESVFLPPPDAATAFAQAKVDGWYIWEPFVTRAEVSGAGRVLESGEKYADTRNFYSTSRKFYEDNPELIRIFFTELQKSEEWLKTNPKEAAQILAPVTKLEPNILEKMHAKLTFGIRGIDEDIIKKQEELAQLWFDLKQIPNVPKVREGFLKPEEYAKILPPEVLNTKN
- a CDS encoding D-2-hydroxyacid dehydrogenase; translation: MKALISIEFLPFLELRLPNDLEVVQVDREGSFDGDPSDAEVYFSAGLLKPVILDRVLNAAPAVRWQHTPSSGVNHLLTPTALARDLILTNSAGVHAIPIAEFVLALILDRVKRLRQLHSFQAQHQWDEHWQNSIFLQELSEATVLILGAGGIGQAIAQRASGFGMRVWGSRKNPAPHPHFEKVVGANQWQELLPEADFVVLALPLTPETQHIINADVLKLFQPSAYLINIARGGLVDETALLKALQQGWISGAAIDAFATEPLPPDNPLWSAPNLFVTPHISWSSPRSRRRVVDFFLANLERYRQGQPLRNVVDRQAGY